Genomic segment of Eupeodes corollae chromosome 2, idEupCoro1.1, whole genome shotgun sequence:
aaatgtttataaactAACGGCATTTACCAGAATATCTaggtacaaaataaatttaaaaaaatagtcagTCAGAAAGCTCTCCCTCTTCCCCCTCTGATCTTTAAGGTATGCATTTGCTTAGCCTTAAGTGTAGATACAATCAAGCAACCATGCCCTTTACCAAGGatattaattacttacttatttacttactaacattcgtctccagccagctcggtccctatctagctgtctccagtttcgcacgccaagtttgTTGAgttcttcacccacctgcgtgtgccacctgagtcgcggtcttcttcgactgcgccgtccctcgggattggatttgaagaccttctgggctggagcgttgatgtccattcgctctacatgacctagccatctaagccgttggagtttaattctgctaactaggtcagtgtcgccgtacagttcgtcgttatatcttctcctccattctcagCACTAGTGTCGTTGTccgtgttaatagcggtgcctaggtcgATCCTTAGAtaactcaaagttatagctgtccatggtgacgttttgtccaagacgtcgttgttcattGTCCTTGTTTGATGACAGCacacttggtcttgccctcattgaccactcaaaaacgctccattgAAATCACGATTTAATCTTCCAATCAATTTTGCACAATTCCTTagagaacgatattgaagaagtcgcatgacagtgcacagccttgtctaaaaacttttttgacatcaaaggcatcggtgagatcttttccgaccttgatagagcagcgtgcattctctatcgtcattctgcacaaatggataagtatgacagggatgccaaaagtagacattgctctgtagagctcttccctctagatgttgtcatacgcggctttaaaatcgataaagagataatAGGTATTGATTTAAAGTTCCtgcgttttttccaagatcttccgtagtgtgaatatttggtagatagtggactttcctggtctgaagtcatactgataaagacctatcagaacggcttcagacgtccAAATAATagggcagagaggatcttatatgcactgctatatattaattaattaccATAAATATTCTCAAGTCAATatcttaataaaactaaatatgtacggttgtgttcataaaatagcagtgctctccaattAAAACCAAAAGACCTTCAAtatcaattaataaaataaataaaacctgaCAACTCTCgattggtattgcgttccacgaatcaacactgcttcccacaattctttcgaattcttgggttttgctttttaacatccccccacaaatgttcgatggggttaaggtcggggaTTGAGTGGGCCACTTCATAACGGATAACtccttctgcgcaaaccatgattttgcattttttgacgtatgcttgtTGGTATATCGAAACCAACGgtatttcctcttcagcatagggtaacataacctcctcgagaattttcacttACTCGGTTGCATTCCTTAGACCCCCCATGGGATATATAGGCCCaacccatatcataatttttcctccaccatgcttcactgtttttatagtgtaccgtggatagtatgctgcattttagggtcttctcacatattctcgacgacccttggacccaaaaaggatgacttcgcttcacagaacattcctccatttctcttttgcccaatccCTATGCGCTTTAACgaactccattctctttgcaatatgccttttcgtcaagaatggtaccttgcgtggacttcgggccGGTAGACTCGCTCTTAAATGaagtcttcgtattgtgacagcgctaacagacagttgaagtccatttcttattttcctagagcctttgaaagggttctgttttgctaactgaacaagacagcctaggatgtctcaaatattttggtaggttttttctcgccaaacgcagttttcgaatttcttcggtgcagtgtttagcactttttaattataaaatcaaaagcactgctatttttatgaacgctctatatccagagagtctAAAATAATGGGTGTTCACCGGAAAAAGTacagtataacttcaagctaaatgtctctaatatgaaacgaaagaccgttagatgcaagtaatatatttaaataattgacaatcaaataaaatgtgaccagcagtgccatttttatgaacacaactgtatgttGGTATTTGAATCTTTAAGAAATTTAACTATTCAATGTCTTTAATAGACTCACTTAGCAGACCTAATGTTTATCTAATTACTAATTTGTATTCATGTTAAGGTCAAGTTCGGTCTAATAACATttaattacaatcaagaaaatataaaataataactatTTTGTGAAGCTGTCGTTAAATTGTCCATTTGCAACCATTGCCACATTTCTTGTTTTCCAACTCCGAGGTTTGTGGGAAATCAAGTCTCAAAAATAACAACTAAACATTTACCTACATTAGACCATTATGGTGTCACAAAAATATAATGACCATCCCATTTTTCCATCATAGGTATCTAAACATACCTATTTCGCCAAAAATAGCTACAGAGGGGTCAAGattataccaacaaaaaataaagctcttTATTCAAGTTTTGTTACTTATCGTTTATTTTTAcaactatgtacatacatatatgatacCTTCATGATGACAGCAAGTGTTTTATTTAGTCTTCAGGAGACAGTGAGTCTTATTTGTTTCACACCAAACCAAACATTTTACATAATGGATTCACATTTTTATGTATTCAAAGCACAAAGTGTTGCTATTTGATGGTTCTGGTTCTTACAGCTCCATTAAATTTTACCATCGCTGTCAAATACAGATCGAAGAGACTATTCTTAAGACAGCCTTTCAAAGTCAGGAAGGCATTCTAATGTGATCAATTTAAAGCCAATTAAGTTTTACACATAACTCCTATTTTACTATGGAAATGCATATTTTATGGTAAGGCGCACATATTGTACACCTTAAGGTGCAAATAATTAACAGTACTCGTATTCAAAACTAATTGGAAGTGTCTTATGTTGTTGAGTGAAAAAGTTTCAATGACCATGTCACTTGCATGAATTAATAGGAAAAAATAGCAGAGAAAGAGATGAAAGTTAactaaaatggttttaaaaattatatcaggATCTTCAGTGCTTTTATAATCACAAGGTCTATTATTTGAGGAATGGGAACTTTACCCCGAAATAGGGCTAAACAAATCAGATCCAAAGGATACTCATGGattgatttaaacaaaccaGGAAGACCTTAAACTTATTATGAGTGAACAAAATATAAGGAATTCTTCCCTGGTTCCTATGCTCTTTGTCATTGAAGCCCCTCCATTTGATTATTCTCTAAAGAAAACTAATCATTTAACAGCTCGAAGCCAACTCTTCGACGCAGGAGAATATTATGACTTGGCCCTTACATGGCACAAATCTACTTTCGAACTCGTACTGTAGCCAGATTCCTAAGAGATCCAGGCATTCACAAATTTACTAGGCCATATGGTATCCCAACTCGGTTTGAGTAGGTGCTCTTCAACGCTGGTAAGCCCACTAAacatataattaataaattagctGGCGCAATAGCTCTTAgcgaaccagggcctagtaacttacaactctcacccattcctgtgtgaaagtaatttcaggaatggagggaacttacagttttttttatatgccgattccgaaccggctaatttgagaaagcacttttcatgactagAATGATtcttcctcgcaagaggcagtatacgtgaaaaaaaactttaggtcacACAGGCAGATATTAAACCCAAAACCTTCGACATGACTGTACTACGCACTAACCACACGTCCAAGGTCATTGAATAGCTGATcatttatcagctcaagaaatatctcgggGACcgaaagtttcttaatgaccgatATTACGTCTCTAGAAACAAGAAATCCACTGGAGATCTCATATAGTTACCCAAAAAGAGATCTATAGCatcctaaaaataaacaatatacaAATTGGTTAAGATGTCAGGCCATACGATAGTTATGATAGTTTGTACCTGTCTGAAACCATCACAAAAGTTATTCAAATAATATCTTGTTAAAGAATTGATTCCATCTTGGAGAAGGCCTGTTTTGGTTCGTTTGCCTGTGCGTGTAAAATCGGTTTTCAAGGCACCAGTACCTGAGTATTGAAGGGAAATCATATCTGCATGATCTGCCCACACCTTCAACAAAGAAAAAggaagacattttatttaaacacattTCATGGAAGGAATAACAATTCGTTGACACCACTTACCCCTTTGAATGTAGCTTCAAAATCCGGAGAAATTGTTTCGATCTTTTGTCCAGTTTTTAGAATTCCCAGCTTTACCAGCACTTGATTTAGAGATCGCCGCGCCAGCATACTCTGAACGACATTCGTTCGATCCAAACAATCGATGCAATTCGTACGGAATAATCCATCTTGGGAAGATACGATTTCACCATCTTCACTTAGATGAAATACTGAGAACTCATCCTGGTCGTAGGCCAAACGATCAATCAGAATATTCAACCGATCGTAACGCATATTTTTACACTCAAGATGAAAATCAAAAGACTCATATCGTACAAGTGGATTATTCATTTGATTGACAAACTTCTCAAAAGCCTTTTTCAGGGTTCCTTCAGCTCCTTTGTCATCAACCTAAAACAGACAAAAATCATCAtataatgaaatgaaaaagttcCAGAATTAGACGTTACTTACCAAATTAACTAAAACTTGTTTTCCATATAATTGTAACTGTGCATCGAAGTGCTTCATGCAGGCAAGCAGATGATCTTTGCCTTGGACCAATTCTGGAGGTGGTTTGTAGCGTAGATTTGGTGTTTGACGCCAAAAGAATGGCATACTGCCACGTGTTTGGACAAATGATATTCGTTGTCCGTTGTATTCGATTAGTTGTTCGGTTTCGACGAAATTCGAAACATTTCCATGTTCGTCTATGCCCCGACTGAAATGACGTGTTCCAGCCCTTTGAATTGATCGACGTGAAATCAATGACCAATGAAAAGTCTGACCGTTGATGGTTACTTGGTTAACAGATACAACTAGAAGGAAACAAAGTTTTTAGTTAAGAGTTCTTGTGGTAAAAGTATATTATTGCTGAGAGTATCAAATAAAAAGTACTGTTATTCTGACGTTCTTAGTTTTAAAGCTGCATCTTAAAACTACACATCACAGAGTTTAAGCTTAATCCTCTGGCAAACTACTAGAATTTGAATATTTGGATCCAAATATTTCATGATGAATAAATTGATATAAAGTATACTACTACCTAAACGTTTACTCGACTTGATGCATGACACTGTAACGGATATTGTCCGCAAACCGAAAAAGTTGGATGTTCATGTTGAAGTTAGTTCCTTTCGTTCGCAATCTCAAACGTACATGCTATTTGATGCAGAAATCACGTGACGGAGAGTCAATGAGAAGTTTTATGTCTAGGACCAATTTAAAGTTCTTATAACTTGTTAAGCTACATACTAAGTCGATGACATAATTCTCTCATTAATAAAGTTCTTTGCCGATAAATAAGGCATCGGGACCAAATTATTGAGGtctcttgaaattttttttttgttttgactttgTTCTCTTAAGCTATATAACGAAGATAGGAGTAATATGCTTTTTCAGCCATAGAGCCTAACTTAACCAATgggctatatttttttaaaaataagcacacactcaaggggatattactacccttattatgcagaggcacagtgcgAGCACTATGAAGAGGAGAGAGgctttaaaaggagatgtcggtgcacattattggttttgaattcctgaatattgcagttactaggaaagacagagtgtggtaaggcattccacattcgcgtagtacggctaaagaacaaatctctgtatttgacagtacggccgaagttgggctcgattTAGCTCACTTATGTATTTCAGTTCACTACGTTTAACCATAACCTTTTCGGAAATTTCAGCGGTGGACAATTAGCCTAATGtcccattttaaaaataatgtcacGGATGAGAGGACCAATTGTTTTTATACATAGTCTGAAAGTCCTATTTAAGAAGCATTATTCCAGGACAAGAGTAACTCTTCCTGAATTAGATCATTGTCTTGTTCAAAGGCAAATTAATATCTTAAACCAATCTTTTCAACACTGTAATTTAAATGTCTACGCAAAATATCAATATACATGTTGGCCTTACTATGATCTTCAATGAAAGTTAAATTGCCAAAACGCTTCCCCCATCGTGTTTGACAGtaatcaaaacattttcttcgaaccatgaataaacttattttgaGCTCTTTACCAGTTTAATTATGCGTGAGGTCATTTTGGTTCATAATGACAGCTTTATTTTAACCGAATTCACTTAACTCTTTGCATTTTGGAAACATttctatttagtttttatttttataaggctTGAACCGTTGattaaaagtcaatatttttttgatccactttatgtcaaaatgtcaactgatcattatttttgtcatttgacTGAAAGCTAAACGTTATTGCTCtgtaatttatgtaaatattttctgcacaattccatatTATGTTTTGTGTGAATGGttgtttgtcaaatttaaaaaggaataagtaacatttctttaaaatacaagtcgtgatggacttgtaacTTGCTTAAGGAGTGTATTGTAAACAATAATATTCTTACCTAATgctattgggcaggttcagacgacataagggacttgaaaggcaagtttctagcatctgattggtcagctaccaaaaaattgccttccaattaaggcaactttttcggagagttgactggaaagttagttaagaaaaatctccctaactatcaagtcaaattAACTTatgtgaaacccaagtgggtgaggattccgatcccactgaattctttattcaagggtatagattggtgcctttattctttttccACCATGGtatcgccatatacattaggaatgatgttgcttatcagctcttaccacaatatggcctttgcaccaattcctcttttaattatatgtggctTAAACtctccgtaaataagcaaatctttcactactgcttcctttatcgaagccacaatctagacagagtgtcaacttctcgtgaatttgatgctttgtctgattccatccaaagaattgtttcgccCTATcttcgcactgaaatcgttgttacgggagatttcaatgtacacaattcatCATGGcctcaacattcgggccagacaacaccagaaggagtgtgtgctgagatctttgctgagttaaaccacttAACTCAGTTAGTCAACGAGCCTACTCGAaaatcggacgttgaaggtcgagcagaaaacactcttgacttgtttcttacctctgaccctgataagtactctgttagtgttctatctcctctaggcacatttGAACATTGTGTCATATTAGAAaattctcgtgtaaaaactgtccagttaaagaaagagctcctaagagaaccgtttggcaatacgagaaagccaactgggacggtctcaataattacttcaagATCTTTAACTGcgcactatgcttcctcgatagtgacgttgacgccagcgctgatatgatcacaagtttaattctcctgggaatgagaacttctatagcgaacagggttaaaagtatgcGAGCGGTAAAGATGTTATAAGGGCCAAAGATGtaagttttcttttctataaagccaaccgtactgaggaaagccggaaaaagttcaaacaagccaggaaggcctgcaacgcccatattcgacgaaccaattttttacatgaccaaaaggaagtacaaatttttggtcatttgtgaaaaaaatgagGAATTCCTTCtgttcttcggttcctacgctcgttatcaatgacactccttttgttagctcttaatagaaagctaatctctttgctaggcagttcgccgctaATTCTaagctgccagtgagtgtcatAACTCCGCCTGTGCTTGAGctagttagtgattctatgggaccaatcttgtggcaagagtccttagagatctaaacacacataaatccgctggtcctgATGgcatccccgctattgttctgaagaggtgttcttcaacggtggcaaaactactgcgtaagctttttcatctgtcctacttctCAGGTCTCGcttcgagcggatggaaaacggtaTTTTTcaagcctattcccaaaaaaggcgaatcgtcctcaccctctaactaccgaccaattgcacttacgtcccttctttccaaggtcgaggaaacgctgattaattatcagctcaagaaatatcttgaagatcgaagcttcttaatgaccggcaatacggctgtagcaataggtccactggtgatttcatggttcatctcaccgaacaagggagcaaatctttacatcgttttggagaaagttcttatcgaaaatgcgttcttTTGGTTTTCACGAATTcctacttcattggattagtaattacctttcgaatcgttcaatacaagtggtattggatggattcaattCTGAAACCCACAAAATAAATagtggtgtgccccagggctctgctCTATTTCCAACACTTTTTTTCATTCGTATTAACGATCTCCTATCttcaacttttaataaaagacattacgtttcgctgacgatagtactcttagctttttatattcgttttcagccTCACATTCCTCTTTTTCGGATGTAGAACtccaacgacaaaatatgataagctcattaaattccgaccttaacagcattgttcaatggggaataagaaaccgcgtggaatttaatgcttcgaaaacgcaatgccgTCTTGTATCGTtgaagcgagatataccccctttgccattatccatggatggcacttgcatcaatgagactgaacatctcgatattctcggtatgtgtgtcaccaaccacctcttgaggaatgatcacatacgcgatgtcgccaaaaatgccacaaggCGTTTGGTTTTCCTTAGacaatgcaagaaatatttaaacccttctgatctggctgttatctacaagacttacatacataagtccaaagcttgagtataactcccctCTCTGGGCTAGTGCTTCTGCAACTTACTAAAGCCTCTTAGTTAGTATTGAAAGTAGAGCATTTAGGTCGATttgtgatattaccatcataagatcatttacgtcacttgaacatcgtcgaaatgtttct
This window contains:
- the LOC129945975 gene encoding phosphatidylinositol-3-phosphatase SAC1-like; amino-acid sequence: MSCCDVYDEMNLYITPDKFIVEPNGKDELLVIDRVSNYVKVQVKSNQLDDQIPIHRICGILGTIRLLGGQYLIVATHRLFVGIVSNAVICRLAGFDVIPYIPSMDHLTQTQREQNETYLNMIRKTLETQYFYFSYWYDLTHTQQRLHSMPPEFLNNGLLERADSRFVWNGTLLRNFNCPDMKKFALPLIMGFVSVNQVTINGQTFHWSLISRRSIQRAGTRHFSRGIDEHGNVSNFVETEQLIEYNGQRISFVQTRGSMPFFWRQTPNLRYKPPPELVQGKDHLLACMKHFDAQLQLYGKQVLVNLVDDKGAEGTLKKAFEKFVNQMNNPLVRYESFDFHLECKNMRYDRLNILIDRLAYDQDEFSVFHLSEDGEIVSSQDGLFRTNCIDCLDRTNVVQSMLARRSLNQVLVKLGILKTGQKIETISPDFEATFKGVWADHADMISLQYSGTGALKTDFTRTGKRTKTGLLQDGINSLTRYYLNNFCDGFRQDAIDLFLGNYMRSPVDFLFLET